The nucleotide sequence aatacaaatatttcctaaaatacTCTAGTGCTTCCTGAAATTGTGTAATAAAGCATCAACTAGACATAACTTTTGTAAGAGCTGGCAAAACATCCATTTCTCGTTCCTGTTGTTTCCTACCTGCCCCTTTTGGGGAGGTCTCAATTCTCTGCATTACTGATGATGTGCAGAAGGACTCAGAAGCTGTTTTGTTCTTCTGGTTTCAACCAAACTCGTTCGATTTGGACAGAGAGTATCCGTTAAGGGTAACGACTCTCCCTTGTCCTGTGTCTACTGGGTAAGTACCCTTTACCAGTCAGGACGTGGTGGATGTTGCCCATTACAGAGGGATTTACCTTTCTGGAACAACTGTTGGCATCCAGATTCCCTACACTGAGGATAAAACACTTCACCGAAGTTGTTGTGAGCAGCACGTGTGTAAAGGTCTGTGCATCGGCATGTGCGTTCAGGGTGTGattctgttttttaatttagtaacttaaacttacagaaaatacagaacaagTATTGAGAACAGAACAagtattaagaaaattaaaattctgttgAAGATTGTACCCCAATGTCCTGCTGCAGTggtattttaatgaaagattgtttcacctttctgctgctggggtTCACTGGGGTGTTCAGTGAGTGTTTAGTTCCCTAAACTGGCAGAGAACTATTCATTTTTCATGGCTGTAATAATAGTTTGCCATTTTAATGAGTTAAATACAACTTATAAAAGGGTCAGCAGACCTGGCAGAAACCAAGATATCACCAGTTTCATGAAACTTGATAGGATTCTTTTGGaaagctagaaagaaaatttgtcTTTCTAAGGTCCAGTTTAACActtgtgtatttaaaatgttaaggCTGGCTTCCGCAGAACCTATCGGGTTTAATCTGCGTCTTTTCATCAGGGTCGTACCACTTATAGTTACCTGGTCCTGCTGAAAACCATTGCATTTTCTGGGCAGGCTGACTGACCACGATATTCTGGGACACAGATGGTTAAAAGCAGTGCTGTTTAATCCAGGGATTACCTTTCTTGGGAGTTCTGAGAGAAACCTCTTCGGGGCATCCTGCTTGGGTGGAATGCGCAGCAGAGGGCTTGTTGCTGCTGAATACACCGCTtcaaaaaatacagagcagCTTTCAGTACCGTGAATTAGAGCCACCTGCACAAACAGTAGGGTAGATAATATCCTGGTTTCTGAAGTGCTCTGGGTTCAAATAACTTGCACCTTTATTGCCTGTTTCGTATTTGAAAAGCCAAAGGTTGTGTTCTTAGTAATAAGACTCTTCTGTTCCCTTAAGTAACAAACTTCCCAGATGAATCCCCATGACCACCTTGTCCTCTGTGCTTTTGCCCAGACAAGTTTTGTCCGTTCTTACCAGTTTTGAAGAATAAATGCACACACCCCATTATACTGAACTCCAGAGACCCTGAACTATTCAGGTTGAAGTGACAACAGATTGCAGCAGGTTGGTGACAGGCAGCCTGCAGACTGACAGACATCGTCTGGATCAAAttgaattcatttttattaaacaaatttGCCCTAATTTAATGATGGAGCTTTTACGAAGCAGAACATAGTGTACACCTGTGATCTGCAGCATCTGTGCCTGTTGAATTGGTGCTAAAGGAAGCTTGTTACACATAAATAGAGCTACAGAACTTTGAACAACACAAATGTTCATAATGCCCCATTGTTTGAGGCAGTACCTTTAATTAAACTTACCTTAGCTGCCAAAGAGAGAAACTAGATGATTAGCTGGTGTATTCCAGTCcacaaaactggacacagtgccCAGCCTTAATCTAATATAAAGTTGGAGGGGCCAGATGTGGAAAAGTTAATGGTGGGCTCTGGGGTGAGCAAGAAAGTTGTAAAGTCTGTCTCTGTATCTGCCTACAATCGATGGAACTGTGATTTTTGTGGCACTATGAGGTCGCAGTGAGAACCGGGCAGCACAAGATGCCACGTCTGAGAGTATTTCTGTCGGTAGCCTTGGAGTTATTAACATTGTTATGTAAGAGAAAGGGTTAAATTAGAAAAGTCTGGtgctttaaatatctttttcaaAGGCTACGTAATCTGGTGTAGGCCAACTGTAATGACATAATCCAAAAATAGCCAATAGTCTCCTCTTTGATGCTCATCCTTGCAGCCATTCCGCAAACGCTAATCTGCTCGGGACGTGACGGACACAACCGCTTCTGCCCCCGCCATGGCCCGGGGGACGCCCCTATGGTCTTCCCATCGGAATTTGGAGCAGGAGGTTCATTCACGTTCAAGTAGTGTGATTTTTAACTCAAACAAGTGTTAAATGTTTGAGCCATGACTTTAATTTATGAGACCGGAGGTCTCGAGGTGGGCAGGCGTTCCCTTGCCCATAGTGGGATGCGGAGTCAAACTGGATTTGTCTAAAGGATTCTGCTGGACCTGGTGTCAGCGATGAGATGGGAGGCTGCGATTTTGGGCATTGCGTGGaggtttggtgtggggtttttttaatgtgaatgtctgcaattcaaaatgcaaataagtCGCTTACCTCTATGCAAGCGTGGTGCAAAAGGGCAGCCTCACGGTAATTACAATACATCTGCTGTCAGACTGGTTTTATAGATATTACCACAAATAAATTATCTTACTGTTAAGAttaagaaagaagatgaagtAGCTTTAGGGCTGTGTATGTAGTACATGTCTGTAGCTGTACCTGGGCTGTTGGTTGTGGGTTTCTGGAAAGAATAGAGTCCAGTATATCCAGGACTGATTCCAGGGTGCCCGGTGCTGTGCTGAAAATGGAATAGTTGTTTTCACTGGTAAATCACTGAGTTTTGTAACTTTTTAACTTCCACATATGttaagagcctttttttttttttccccaagcctGTTTAAACCtaataaaatatgatttttcaCATGGAAGCTCTGGTTTCAAGGCTGATTTCATGAATGAGATCTatgttctgctttgtttaagcatttcttattctttttttttttttgtcagggGCTGGTTCTCCTTTCAGGTTAGTTCACCATGGCAGACCAGAGGCAACGCTCGCTCTCAACCTCTGGAGAATCGTTGTACCACGTGCTGGGCTTGGACAAGAACGCCACTTCAGATGATATCAAAAAGTCCTACAGGTAAAAGTTCAAGTTTTACACCTGCTTCCCAACAGCACAAATAGCTTGAATTGTCTTCAACAGGTGGCACATTTACATGTAGACTCAAGTTGGTTTATTTAAAccttttgcaaaaaaatcacataagaAAACCAGGTGAAGCATGGTTGTTTCTTGCtaaaattgatttaaaaacCTGCCTAGGCGTTGTACATAAGTGCTGTTAAATTTTTACATCTCATCTCTAGTAAGTTAAATTCTCAAATATGCAGTAGCATTCTGAAAGGTCTTCATCTAAAGTTGAACAGAGTTTGGAGATGGTGTGATCAGAGTAAAAATCCTCTTGTTACGTAGCCCTCTGTCTGGCTTACAGAGACCACACACGGGCAGTGTTGCCCTTTTGTCCATTGTTTCCAGTTCTAGCACGGTGAGGTACAGATTAAAGATACAAATAAGGACAGAAACTAGTGTcaacaattacttttttctaaaaattatttcaaaattccATATTCTATGTggaatttccattttaaaataggatttttttttactttattttcttagagTTACTTGGATGAAATGGCTTTGCATtgaccaaacaaaaccaaaaaagagtCCTTTAACATTCTCGTTTTCCACATTCCCACAAAATCTACTTAAATGCAATTTCTTCTTTACCATAAGAATGAGCTACGATCTTGTACTGTTGGCCAAGTGGCAATATATTGAACATGACACTAGGGGTCAGCAGTAATCTTTACTTGAGGATACTCTTTTTGGAAGATTTTAGTCTTTAACATGCACCAGaactttttccctttcaaagtCCCATTTTAATACTGATGGGAACTACATGGTGAAATCTCTGAATAAATTGAATCCACAGACTCTCAAAAATTAGCTGTGTCTTActaaatacttttaaagtttGAATCAGTGATCTTCCAGTCTTAGTAACTGGGAAATAATAGCTAAGCCCTTTGCAGGTTTATGTAACTTCTCTCTAATTATAAGAACTGTGATTATTTCAGTGGTCACTGAGGCTGCGGCATCAGTGACAACCCTGGACGTTATTTCCCCAAGCAGCATCATTTACCGTCTGAGTGTTTCAAATGCACAGtcgatttattttttcaatgctGGGATACACTTGCATGCCCATCCAAATGTGGGTTTAtacaaatctttattttatttttccctaaatATTTCCTCACTCAAAGTTGTTGTGTAAACGTCTGCAGGCTTCCAGTGTATTTCTCAAATATGGGACTTTGTGGTAGTTTTCTGGAGAAGGACAAGCACCATTTTTGGTGAAGGAGAGCTGTTAGCATAcatttctctgtgatttttctatttGGGAGCACAAATATCGAAACTGCGTTTTTTCTGAATATAAGGAGGTGTTTGGCcagttatttttataaacagcCTGGGCCACATCAGAACTGTCGAAGTTATCAATGCTTCATCTGATTTCTTTGGTGCTGTGTTCAGAGACCTCCAGGGACTGTGAACTGTGAGAGATCTGGTGTGATTAGGGGTGTAATTTGCAATTTCCTGATATCTCGAAACTCTGAAGCTTTTTTCTATTCTAGCAAACCTTGAACTGAAAGGTACTTTGTTCCTGCACAGGAATTGGTGAATTAACCACGAGTGATTGTCTATTCTATTTTCGTGCTCAGACATGGCAGATTAGCTGTGGcagcttgcttttatttcttctttggtaCTGTATCTTACACTcgtggtgtcttttttttcctgttagctTGGTCTTTGCTTTAGCAGGAGCAAAACTTACTGGTGGAAATTGCTGGAGCcgaggggtaaaaaaaaaaaaaaaaaaaaaaagtggtacttttcttcaatgtctttctttATTCTCTTGAATTTCTGAGCACCAAATCTTGCAGTCTGAAGTCAATCCTGTGAACTAAGGTAGACAGTGCTGCAGCCTTTTGTTATCATCTAAGGAAGAATCATCAGGGAAGAAGGTGAATCAGAGATGAAGGAAACCAACTGGGACTTGAAAGTCTCCCTTGAGTTGACAGGCtgtggaataaaaaaataaaataatcaaaaaaaCAGGAACCCAAATcctattttttaatctataacaatcttttttctttctgcaggaaACTTGCATTGAAATATCATCCTGATAAAAACCCTGATAAtccagaggcagcagaaaaatTTAAAGAGATCAATAATGCACACGCAATATTGACCGATGCCACAAAGCGAAACATTTATGATAAGTATGGGTCTCTGGGTCTGTATGTAGCAGAGCAGTTCGGTGAAGAAAATGTGAACACGTACTTCGTGCTGTCCAGCTGGTGGGCAAAGGTAAATAAAAGTGCAAAGAGAAGTTACTCTGGATTGGCATTTCAAACTCCCAGAGGTCTCCATTTCATAATTGTGTTTGGTTTGAAATCACCACACTTACTCAAAAGTGCAAAAAGCCTGTATGTTACACATTTCTCATACTGAAATTGTCCAGGCTTTTGCATTTTGGAGTTCATGTGTTTGCAGTCTGCttgcacagaaaataatatgtAAAAGACGACGTGACTGGGAAACTGGAGTATGAAACCATAGCTGCGCCAACTTACTCATTTAGTGACATGATGATGTTTATGGTGCTTTAGGGCTGATTAAAAACTGCTCCCAGTCTTGGCATTTCATTTCACAGGTTCATTTTTCTACCCTTTGCCAGCATTGCCCCCATCTCTTGATTCCCCCCCTAGTAAGGGAATAGTTATATCACCGTACTGGtttgctgattttaaaatgatttttttcaattacacAGTGATCTGtatgaaaatgtaaattttgcCTGTTGTCACTGCGATAAGCACCCAGCAGATGTGGCTCGTTTTGAGCTGCCTTGCTCAGGTGCTGGTGGCACCCGAATTTCGGCGCGGTGAGCTCTGCAGCCATGCCGACAGCCTTGGGCAGCTCCCggccctgctgcagggacatTGTGACCTGCACATCAACGAGCCGGCGTAAATCTTTGCCAGGGTTATTGATGCACACTACAGTCTGTCCTGAACTACTGTACCTCTGGATATTAATACAGATACACTTCTTAGACCTGTATCTTCTTCCTGATGTAGCAGAATAGTCCATTTAAACATAAATTGTTGGAGTTCTTCAAGTAAGCCAGGTTGGCAGCATTCACCTCGGTGTAAAATGTTGAGAGCTGTAGCCAGTTTTGCacgtatttttaaatatatctcGGTGATGGAGTATCAAGCTGGAGCCAGTAAGTCCTGTCTCTGCGTTGCTGTATTTTTGCTCTCTGGTTTCTAATGGGTCTCAGACTGAGCGGTCACGGCCTGGTGGGCGCAGGTGATGAATGTTTCCTTGTCCTCTGTCCTCTGCAGGCCTTGTTTGCGCTCTGCGGGATCATCACGggctgctactgctgctgctgcctctgctgctgctgtaactGCTGCTGCGGGAAGTGTAAACCCAAACCTCCCGAGGGCGAAGAGCAGGAGTACTACGTCTCTCCAGAGGATTTGGAGGCACAGTTGCAGTCAGATGAAAGGGGTAGGTAAAAAAAACCATGGTGAGGTATCTAGAATGACCATCAGTCTCTGACCCAGCACTGGTTGGGGAGCAGCACCGGCTTTGCAGAGATCAGCACAGGTCTCGGGTTGTAGATGGTGGAGAGGGAATAGCTGTGGCACAGGAGTTACGTGGGTAACGCTGACACCAGAGCTGAAAACTCCCAGAGGGTCTTCACTGGACGTGGGGTCAGCTCCAGAGCTGGTCACCGTCACTGCGCTTCCTTCCCACGTCACCGAGTCACATACCGGCCAGGGACGTGTGGGAGTGGAAGGGACAAGGGAGCGTCGGGGCAGCTGCTGCGGCTGCATCAGGCACGAAGGAAACGGGActgctgccccaggagctgtATCGAATACCCCTCCTGAAGGTATAACGCTATTCCTGTAGAAGGAAGctggtaatttaaaaaaattgtagagCCTTGTGTGTGCTGTGATCACGTTTTTAGTGGCTGTTGCTGAATGGTGGGGGAGGATGAGCTGCTCTTATGTGAAGAAGGAAATATAAAGATGTTCCACACATAGGCTGGAATCAAACGCTATCATGCGCAGGCCAAAAACCAGTGGATTAACATCGTACTCTCAGAGGAATGTAAAATGGTATTATCAGAGTGTTGTAGGGAGATGTAACTTACACTTACCAAAACATGCGATGCTTTTTTTGTTATCCTTGGCACACTAAGCCTTTTGTCTTCGCTTTTCAGAGGCCTCAGACGCACCTATTGTGATACAGCCAGCATCAGCCACAGAGACGACCCAGCTCACAGCTGACTCGCACCCCAGCTACCACACTGATGGATTTAATTAAGTTAAGGAAACACTGTAATTAGAacgaattaaaaaaaaaaaatacatggccAACTCAACACTAGAATCATGAACATTAGAAGTAGAGAATGGGGAGGGGAAATAATTCTGCCACAGTAAGAAGGCAGCTTTCCAACCTGCCGACAATATTTTGTAATCCCTTCAGCCTTTTGTCACCTTTCAGTGTCGTATCTTGATGATACGTGAAGTGCTGTAGCATGCAGTATTTAAAGCAGTTTAGCTACGGTcttatttgtttccttttttttttttttttgttcccctaTTTTTTTATAGCATGTATGGAGTTACATTAAATGTCTGTGGTGTAACGTATCGAGTTGTCACAATATAAGTGTGATGGAGACATTCTGCATTTTAAGCAGTGGTACTGGCCTAAAAATGAGATCCAAAAAGTTTCACAGAAGCCACCGTTCTTCTTACAGCTGAGCTGTTGAAGACCTTTAAAAGTTCATGATTTTCATTTGAGTGCAACAAACCAGTTCTTCTattcttccttctgttcctgCATTGTTATCTAAGCAAGTTTACAAagccaaaaaccaaaaaatgccagtcctgcagagctggtgtTCTCTCTAATGCTGGTTTTCAGCTTAAATAAATCTACCTTgacaaagaaaaagggagagttTCCAATCTTTGAACAGAAAATTGATGAACAGCTCTTTACGTGTGACAGTGTAACCGCAAACTACAGTTTGCCCCAAAACCAACGGTGAATGGGCTCGTTTGGTTGTGACGGTGGGATTTTAACGTCAAGCACAattctggtttggtttgagttcagacattttcctgaaatgctAAAGACCAAATAGTGCAGCTTTTTTTGAATGCGCAAGAATCTCAAGTGAAACCAGTTAACTGGTTTTCACCGAGTGAGTAAAATGCAGACAGTTGGCGACagcagaaatgttaaaaaaatactggttttaaaaaatttgttctAAGAATTTGAGATTCTAATAGACAAGTGGGGTGTTACAtgtctgtttttaaagcttttataaTACACTAGCCCTTTAATTTTCTCATGAACTTGTTTGTGGAGTACTTAAATGGAATTTTAAGAGCAAAACACCTTTGTGTTTCTATTGTATAATTTGCACATTGTCTTGCACTTAGACTTGTTTACaccagtgtttttctttttcttcagaacaaCCATGGGGAAGGTTTCCTGTACTACTCTGAAACCAAATCATGTTTGAATACTGCTCTAGAAACTGTGGTTTGTTGAGATTTAACTGTTAAAAACGTGTTTTGGTCAGCTGCTGAtacattttgttgttaataatCTCGCTTTAGATGGTGCAAAGTCAGGATCTAGAACACCTACCAGAGAACCTGTGCTCGGTACTTTGAGCAGTTAATTGCAGCCtatctaattttgatctttaTGGTTTTATATTGCATTGCTTCTACTGTCCTTTGTATCTTTCCACCTATTTTTGGTGAGGCTATTTGCAGCTCCCACCCAGTGTTTGCTTTGAAGGTAAATCACTGTTGATCTGTGAGGAAACCGtcagaaaatgaagagaacTCTGCCAGAGAACCGCTCTGAATCTATTTTCACGCTGTTTTTGCATGAGCTGGAAATGATGGAGCACATAAAATCTGACGTGAAACCGTGTTAAACGTGCTGggtagaagaaaatgttttaaactcaATGAGAAGTGAGGGGCGTTTGTAAAATCAGATCTCCCTGTAGCTGTTGGTACCAGCACACGTTCGGTGCCTGCACGTGAGCTTGTTGCAAATGAGCTTGTGAAACCTCATCAGGTCCCAaaaattcaaacagaaatattactttttcagttaaaacacTTCTTCCTCATCAGTAGTCCTTTTAGACCTGGAACTTGGTGGTTTAGTGGAAGAtgcttttttaactttttctgtcTGGAAAAGTCTCTTGACTGGCCTTGAGGACAGTCGTGTGTGATTTGGCTCGAGGTCCTTATTTAATTAAAGTGTTTGTTTGACCCCTTggaataaaaagcaatttttaggCTTAAAAAAATAGCGTCACGTTGGCTGTCCTTGCAGATTTTGCCTGGAGCCTGTTGGTGATGTCAAATTGCACGCTGGAATATGCTCGAACGTCTGCAGGTTTTCTCCCCATAAAACTCACTGGTTAAAATTGCCCTTATCtgtgcaaattattttttttggttaaaaaaaataaataaataaatgttagaggattttttttggctttgtaaATGAGCGCAGTTGATCAGGGTGACTCAGTGGGACGAGGAAGAGGCCGTTGCCCTTGTGCTGTCGTTTGTCATTCCCGTGTCCCCGTGTGCAGCTGGACGGGTGACACGAAGCCAGTTGTTTCGGTTGTTGCTCCACCGCTGAGCAGCTGTGACCCTGACGCTGGTTGCTGGTCTTAAATTTGGAATAATAATCTTATTTCTTAACCTCTCTGGGCTACTTCAACTGAACTAGAAAGGTTGTGGCTCTGGGGATGCCCCGACATCGGAATGGAAGGCGGGCAGCGGACGCAGATTAGAGATAACGCCATTATCCGTGTTTTTATCGGGTAAATTTGCTGGTTTAGTTCTTGGCTTAGCAAGGCGTGAGTTTGAGCCAGACTGCTTTCCTCGGCTGTGTCTGCGGGTGTGTGCGAACAGTAAATGACTCCGTGCGCTGTTATGTGCCAGAGCTGTGTGTTGGGTGCCGCCAGGGAAACTACGCTGAGATCCCAGCTACAGGAATGATGGGAAAACGCTTTTTTTAGGTGACTATGCATGGGGTTTGAAACTTTTTAAGTTTTTCCATATCACTCTAGAATCTCTGAATTTAGGATTGTGtattaatgtgttttttcttgaaCCACATAAGAAAGCAATTTCAACATTGCTTCTTTAAACCAAAACCTGTGTAACTGACAGACAAGCAGGTTGTTGCCCATGTATTTTGTGCTGTCGTGGGTGAGGCGCAGGAGTGTCCCGGCTCTAACGCACGTTGCACTTCAAAACGGCCAAGTTGAACCCTAGCGAATGCAAAGCTGTGTTGGAAACGATGGTTAAACCTGTGGAGGTGGGTGAGCAGTTCTGAGCATGGCCTGACCTGCAGAATGTTTCCTTCCGCAATCGAACCTCAGCACCGTCGCTCTCTGTTCAGTGTGTTGCCAGAATTAAAACTTgagcttagattttttttttaattattttttttaaaaatttttttctttgtttcttacaATTTATATCACTTTTTTACGGGTTGCCTGAGACCACCTCCATCCAGCCCACCGAGCCTCTTCAGCACTGCTTTCCTTGGCACTTGTAGCTCCTCCTGATGGGGAGGATCCGATCTGGAGAGCTTCTGGCTGCTGCCGAGGGCCAGTGGCTCTGTTCCCGAGCTGGCCGGTCCCCCCGGGGGCcacagcag is from Caloenas nicobarica isolate bCalNic1 chromosome 15, bCalNic1.hap1, whole genome shotgun sequence and encodes:
- the DNAJC5 gene encoding dnaJ homolog subfamily C member 5; this translates as MADQRQRSLSTSGESLYHVLGLDKNATSDDIKKSYRKLALKYHPDKNPDNPEAAEKFKEINNAHAILTDATKRNIYDKYGSLGLYVAEQFGEENVNTYFVLSSWWAKALFALCGIITGCYCCCCLCCCCNCCCGKCKPKPPEGEEQEYYVSPEDLEAQLQSDEREASDAPIVIQPASATETTQLTADSHPSYHTDGFN